A region from the Tahibacter amnicola genome encodes:
- a CDS encoding tetratricopeptide repeat protein, with amino-acid sequence MQNQPIQPFWDRIPETFKYPMHPTVLYPLIVLSVANLLTLLPGKIGRMFWFLIIAGIYKIAFEILRATADGHMEPTEGGLDVPDSSGRYAIGMQVVLIGICVAAFVFGGPWIGLFTTLVVVFAMPGIAMSYAMDENFVHAINPATWLQIMARAPGGYFAAFGVMLGIFFASNVLQGYLMAFLPILLLVPVLFFVSNYALFAVFHLMGYLIYQYHEDFGYEPKRPEPLLRRANTDPDQAILDEAGQQESEGRPEAAVEILRDHIRARGGTDAVHQNYRRLIRAKGDQAELLRHGKEWLAIQLAQDREKGAVELVRELMELSPDFTPADAESTTRLARRAAALGHSQLALRLLNGYGKRFPKSADIPENYLLAAKILSERLGKDAEARALLTQLKRAYPEHPLAPEIDKMLGLLDSIAARAPAKA; translated from the coding sequence ATGCAAAACCAACCCATCCAGCCGTTCTGGGACCGCATCCCGGAAACGTTCAAATACCCCATGCACCCGACGGTGCTCTACCCGCTGATCGTGCTCTCGGTGGCGAATCTCCTGACCCTGCTGCCCGGAAAGATCGGCCGCATGTTCTGGTTCCTGATCATCGCGGGCATCTACAAAATCGCCTTCGAAATCCTGCGGGCAACGGCCGATGGCCACATGGAACCAACGGAGGGTGGTCTGGACGTACCCGATTCTTCGGGCCGTTACGCGATCGGCATGCAGGTGGTGCTCATCGGCATCTGCGTCGCTGCGTTTGTCTTCGGCGGACCGTGGATTGGCCTGTTCACGACCTTGGTCGTCGTGTTCGCCATGCCCGGCATCGCGATGTCCTACGCGATGGACGAGAACTTCGTCCACGCCATCAATCCGGCAACGTGGCTGCAGATCATGGCGCGCGCGCCGGGCGGCTACTTCGCCGCGTTCGGCGTCATGCTCGGCATCTTTTTCGCCAGCAACGTGCTGCAGGGCTATCTGATGGCGTTCCTGCCCATCCTGCTGCTGGTGCCGGTGCTCTTCTTCGTGAGCAATTACGCCCTCTTCGCAGTGTTCCACCTGATGGGCTATCTCATCTACCAATACCACGAGGATTTCGGTTACGAGCCCAAGCGCCCCGAGCCGCTGCTGCGTCGCGCAAACACCGATCCGGACCAGGCGATCCTCGACGAGGCCGGCCAGCAGGAAAGCGAAGGGCGGCCGGAAGCCGCTGTCGAGATCCTGCGCGACCACATCCGCGCACGCGGCGGCACCGATGCGGTACACCAGAACTATCGCCGTCTCATTCGTGCCAAGGGCGACCAGGCTGAACTGCTGCGCCACGGCAAGGAGTGGCTTGCCATCCAGCTGGCGCAGGACCGTGAAAAGGGCGCCGTCGAGCTGGTGCGCGAGCTGATGGAACTCAGCCCCGACTTCACTCCTGCAGACGCCGAGTCCACCACCCGCCTGGCGCGTCGCGCCGCCGCGCTGGGCCATAGCCAGCTGGCGCTGCGCCTGCTCAACGGCTATGGCAAGCGTTTCCCCAAGAGCGCCGACATTCCCGAGAACTATCTGCTGGCGGCGAAAATCCTGAGCGAACGTCTCGGCAAAGATGCCGAAGCCCGTGCATTGCTGACCCAGCTCAAGCGCGCCTATCCGGAGCACCCGCTCGCACCGGAAATCGACAAGATGCTGGGACTGCTCGACAGTATCGCCGCGCGCGCGCCTGCCAAGGCGTGA
- a CDS encoding protein kinase domain-containing protein yields MNPAQQYARAKTLFQQARELPTPQRAAWVSEAAQGDAALVGEVMSLLAQDFTDGAADEFLAPPVTLRTTAAGDEVAGESRYRMLAELGSGGMGMVYLAERIEAGFCQRVAIKFATHAALNREHMARFRAERQFLARLVHPNIARLLDGGTRGDGVPFLVMEYVEGAPIDQWCTRQRLGTRERVGVFVKVCRAVQVAHQNLIVHRDLKPANILVDPQGEPRLLDFGIAKLLDEAGVNDITQAQTRDGAQLMTPRYASPEQLAAQPVTTAADIYSLGVVLYELVTGVSPYGVAVRSAQGLARAVCETAPMRPSAVAGTALADATESGAGFRVLSRDLRGDIDAILLKCLRKQPQDRYPSAAALADDLERYLQGRPVQAHSGSAWYRTRTFIRRNRLAVATAGAFVALLVGGLVALSVQLERTRIERDKAERVTQFLLELFRQADPTRSRGETITVREVLDRGARRLDTDTQLPAATRAAMQATVGSAFHQLGLYAPAESLLSQSAEAQSAQAPGSVQHIDTLGHLAALRLDQGQLVPARELAEQAAQLVQAAPDADAALQGRIHYRLGLVRLRQGDLAGARGPLEQSLADYSRANLAGSSEMAESYNALANWHRDAGDPRRAEEAFGHALAIYRAGGADRWAEARSLNNLALLRLDQSDIEGAERLMRDALPPLRAAVGDEHPLVAAAVGNLAGLLNRRGDFDGADSLFAEALALRRKLHGDEHPGTALTLANRGYNDYSRGRFEAAETAMRQALAVQRKVQGEGHASTLATLRNLAAVRLARGAIDEALALYRQTIADGTKALSADHPFVWTSRTRLAQWNALGGDDAPSALAELQGILPLQAKKLGDRHVEVAETRMATGLALLRLGKQAEGCAQVGRAQADWAGQVTPTHPDLLLGAYFVALCGLPSGAQSSPALVAARQALVARYGADHPLLARLPEPAT; encoded by the coding sequence ATGAATCCGGCGCAGCAGTACGCCCGGGCCAAAACGCTGTTTCAGCAGGCGCGGGAATTGCCGACACCGCAACGCGCGGCCTGGGTCAGCGAAGCTGCGCAGGGTGATGCGGCGTTGGTCGGGGAAGTGATGAGTCTGCTGGCGCAGGATTTCACCGACGGCGCAGCCGATGAATTCCTGGCACCGCCGGTCACGTTGCGCACGACGGCAGCCGGGGACGAGGTCGCCGGAGAGAGCCGCTACCGGATGCTGGCCGAGCTGGGCAGTGGCGGGATGGGGATGGTGTATCTGGCCGAGCGCATCGAAGCCGGGTTTTGCCAGCGCGTGGCGATCAAGTTCGCCACGCATGCGGCGCTCAATCGCGAACACATGGCGCGTTTCCGGGCGGAACGGCAGTTCCTGGCGCGACTGGTCCATCCGAATATCGCGCGTTTGCTCGACGGCGGAACCCGCGGCGACGGGGTGCCGTTCCTGGTCATGGAATACGTCGAAGGTGCGCCGATCGACCAGTGGTGCACGCGGCAGCGGCTCGGCACACGCGAGCGGGTCGGTGTCTTTGTCAAGGTATGTCGCGCGGTGCAGGTGGCGCACCAGAATCTCATCGTGCACCGCGACCTCAAGCCGGCCAATATCCTGGTCGATCCGCAGGGCGAACCGCGCCTGCTCGACTTCGGCATCGCCAAGCTGCTGGACGAGGCCGGCGTCAACGACATCACGCAGGCCCAGACGCGCGACGGCGCGCAATTGATGACGCCGCGCTACGCCAGCCCGGAACAACTGGCCGCGCAACCGGTGACGACGGCGGCGGACATCTACTCGCTGGGTGTCGTGCTTTACGAGCTGGTGACGGGCGTGTCGCCCTATGGCGTGGCGGTGCGCAGCGCGCAGGGACTGGCAAGGGCGGTATGCGAGACGGCGCCGATGCGGCCAAGTGCCGTCGCTGGGACCGCGTTGGCCGACGCGACGGAGTCCGGTGCCGGTTTTCGTGTGCTCTCCCGTGATCTGCGCGGTGACATCGACGCGATCCTGCTCAAGTGCCTGCGCAAGCAACCGCAGGACCGTTACCCCTCTGCCGCGGCGCTCGCGGACGACCTGGAGCGGTATCTGCAGGGAAGGCCTGTCCAGGCGCATTCGGGCAGTGCCTGGTATAGGACGCGTACATTTATACGACGCAATCGTCTGGCAGTGGCAACGGCCGGGGCGTTCGTGGCGTTGCTCGTCGGCGGCCTGGTTGCCTTGTCGGTGCAGCTGGAACGTACGCGCATCGAACGGGACAAAGCCGAACGCGTCACGCAATTCCTGCTGGAGCTGTTTCGCCAGGCGGATCCCACGCGTTCGCGTGGCGAGACGATCACCGTGCGCGAGGTGCTTGATCGCGGCGCCCGGCGCCTCGACACCGATACGCAGCTGCCTGCCGCGACGCGCGCCGCCATGCAGGCAACGGTGGGTTCGGCGTTTCATCAGCTGGGTCTTTATGCGCCTGCCGAATCGTTGCTCTCGCAGTCGGCAGAGGCGCAGTCCGCGCAGGCGCCTGGCTCAGTGCAGCATATCGACACACTGGGACACCTGGCGGCGTTACGGCTGGACCAAGGCCAGCTGGTTCCGGCCCGTGAATTGGCCGAGCAGGCGGCGCAACTGGTGCAGGCGGCTCCGGATGCCGACGCGGCGCTGCAGGGGCGTATCCACTACCGCCTCGGGTTGGTCCGCCTGCGGCAGGGTGACCTGGCCGGCGCGCGTGGCCCGCTCGAACAATCGCTCGCGGACTACTCCCGCGCCAATTTGGCGGGTTCGTCGGAAATGGCCGAGTCTTACAATGCGCTGGCCAACTGGCACCGCGACGCGGGCGATCCGCGTCGCGCGGAAGAAGCGTTCGGTCACGCGCTGGCGATTTACCGTGCTGGTGGTGCGGATCGCTGGGCGGAGGCGCGCAGCCTCAACAACCTCGCTTTGTTGCGCCTGGACCAATCGGATATCGAAGGGGCGGAGCGCCTGATGCGCGACGCCTTGCCACCGCTGCGCGCTGCGGTCGGCGACGAGCACCCGCTGGTTGCAGCCGCGGTGGGAAATCTGGCCGGTCTTCTCAACCGGCGCGGTGACTTCGACGGCGCGGACAGCCTGTTTGCCGAAGCGCTTGCGTTGCGCCGCAAATTGCACGGGGATGAGCATCCCGGCACGGCCCTGACCCTGGCCAATCGCGGCTACAACGACTATTCCCGCGGTCGCTTTGAGGCTGCGGAAACAGCCATGCGCCAGGCTTTGGCGGTGCAGCGCAAGGTCCAGGGCGAAGGTCACGCCAGTACGCTGGCGACGTTGCGAAACCTGGCCGCCGTGCGGCTGGCGCGTGGCGCTATCGACGAGGCCCTGGCGCTTTATCGCCAGACGATTGCCGATGGAACGAAGGCACTGTCAGCGGATCACCCCTTCGTCTGGACGAGCCGCACGCGGCTGGCGCAGTGGAATGCTCTCGGTGGCGACGACGCGCCCTCAGCGCTGGCGGAACTGCAGGGAATCCTTCCGTTGCAGGCGAAGAAACTGGGCGATCGCCATGTTGAAGTGGCGGAGACGCGCATGGCAACAGGACTGGCGTTGCTACGCCTCGGAAAGCAGGCGGAGGGATGTGCCCAGGTCGGGCGCGCACAGGCTGACTGGGCGGGACAGGTCACGCCGACGCATCCGGACCTGCTGCTGGGTGCCTATTTTGTCGCGCTGTGCGGGCTTCCATCCGGTGCGCAATCCAGCCCCGCACTCGTTGCCGCGCGCCAGGCTCTGGTTGCGCGCTACGGCGCGGACCATCCGCTGCTGGCTCGCCTGCCGGAGCCAGCAACGTAG
- a CDS encoding ECF-type sigma factor, with product MTASSADRSELTQLLADWGQNDPRSRDRALALVYSELRHMASGLLAESGRALTLQATALVNEALLKLLGHDASWDNRAHFFGVAARAMRQILVDYARRRGADKRGSGELLLDLDEALQVPVGDSVDLLALDAALEKLALLDAQLVQLVELRYFVGLSIEDTAKVSGLHPSAVNREWAMARAWLKRELAA from the coding sequence ATGACCGCGAGCAGTGCCGATCGGAGCGAACTGACGCAATTGCTGGCCGACTGGGGTCAGAACGACCCGCGGTCGCGGGATCGCGCCCTGGCCCTGGTGTACTCGGAGTTGCGTCACATGGCCTCGGGGCTGCTGGCCGAAAGTGGCCGGGCCTTGACGTTGCAGGCGACTGCCCTGGTCAACGAGGCCTTGCTCAAACTCCTCGGGCATGACGCCAGCTGGGACAACCGTGCCCACTTCTTTGGCGTAGCGGCGCGGGCGATGCGTCAGATCCTGGTGGACTATGCGCGCCGGCGCGGTGCGGACAAGCGCGGCAGCGGCGAGCTGCTGCTTGACCTGGATGAAGCCTTGCAGGTGCCCGTCGGCGATTCCGTGGACCTGCTCGCGCTCGACGCCGCGCTGGAAAAGCTGGCCCTCCTGGATGCCCAGCTCGTGCAACTGGTGGAACTGCGCTATTTCGTCGGTCTTTCCATCGAGGACACGGCAAAGGTGTCCGGCCTGCATCCGTCCGCTGTCAATCGCGAATGGGCGATGGCGCGGGCGTGGCTCAAGCGCGAACTGGCCGCATGA
- a CDS encoding Calx-beta domain-containing protein, producing the protein MRATTTLLSATLPVPRTMLRGWRRCLAIASVLLTLGSAASNAGATVTLPQALGPAAGTLAFEPNHGQSAEPVDYLVRGLGYSLFLADGDATFVFAKNTDRVDSCQLRLRFDGSRRNAVAQGESLQAGRSNYLSLDDSRPAIRDVQRFGRVRYSGLYPGIDLVYYGNQGELEYDLELAPGTDHIPTLALEGATDVRLAENGDLDIEVCGRHVAFRAPVAFQDIDGQRQRVAARYTVLPDHRATFALGAYDRSRPLVIDPVFAYSSCLSGSGDEYAFDLALGAGGETYVVGYTMSANFPTRGPIHGHGGGAEAFVTKLNAAGTDILYSTFIGGNAESQIAYGVAVNGAGEVFISGATDVPPSFSQAFLIKLNAAGNGVAFSSVFGGSSYDGASEVALDSAGNPVVVGYTWSSDFPVLNALQGSAGGGGDAFVRRYSSTGTLLSSTYLGGANEQRANSVAVGPGDAIYIAGRTDVSDASGDAFAARLNAAASSITYSKRFGGTGTDIAEDIVVDGGSRAHIVGRTNAANFPTVNAVQPSHGGGYDGFLAVLDSAGNTLSSSYLGSSNDELVEGVALGPGGEVYVTGSRPGTGGEGDVFLLKLGANFISVVFSTFIPTGWGDAGTAVRVDGSGAAYIVGYTRAGQYFATTPGAFQSCPNGSTDVIALKIIDGQAQLSISDTSVVEGNSGSTSASFTVSLSAPALTTTTFSYATANGSATAPGDYTAASQSGVAIPAGSTSVTITVPVAGDTLDEPDETFSVSISNVVGAAVADGTAVAAITDDDAAPGVSISDCSLTEGTGGTASCIFTVALTAPSAHTVSVNYTSADSSAIASADYTPVSGTLTFSPSQTSQTIAVSVVGDGMDENDESFTVTLSGALNASPGDSQGVGTIADDDAPPTVSIGSCTTAEGTGGNALCVMTVSLTAPSGLPINVNYAATDGSATASTDYVAGSGTLSFSPGEFNKTLSYVIITDGLDEPDETFIVTLSGPSNVVLGTAQATGTISDDDPTPTLTVSGCSVAEGHSGSAACTFTIGLNVPSGLTVTTNYTTADGTATAAVDYVAASGTITFSPTETSKTVTISVVGDTLNEASESFTLNLSGTTNTTNTSASATGTIVNDDTANGQLRMTECTADISELVPQIQLTVERVNGSGGPVSVNYSTSNGTATAGADYTAASGTLNWPAGDVGARTITISLINNVAVENREFFNVALSTPGGGASLLTPTTTRVWIMDHPDQLFDDGFGGVSPCP; encoded by the coding sequence ATGCGCGCCACAACCACCCTTTTGTCCGCCACTCTCCCCGTACCCCGCACCATGCTGCGCGGATGGCGTCGCTGCCTGGCCATTGCCAGTGTCCTGCTCACGCTCGGAAGTGCCGCCTCGAACGCCGGAGCCACCGTCACCCTGCCGCAGGCCCTGGGCCCCGCTGCCGGCACGCTGGCGTTCGAACCCAATCACGGGCAGAGCGCCGAGCCGGTGGATTACCTCGTACGCGGGCTGGGCTACAGTCTGTTCCTCGCCGATGGCGACGCCACCTTCGTCTTCGCCAAAAACACGGATCGGGTAGACAGCTGCCAGCTGCGATTGCGCTTTGACGGCAGTCGCCGCAATGCCGTCGCGCAGGGCGAATCGCTCCAGGCCGGCCGCAGCAACTACCTCAGCCTGGATGACTCACGCCCGGCGATCCGCGACGTGCAGCGTTTCGGACGCGTGCGCTATTCCGGTCTCTATCCCGGCATCGACCTGGTCTACTACGGCAACCAGGGTGAACTCGAGTACGACCTCGAACTGGCCCCCGGCACCGATCACATACCCACGCTGGCGCTGGAAGGTGCAACCGATGTGCGCCTGGCCGAAAACGGCGACCTCGATATCGAAGTCTGTGGCCGGCATGTGGCGTTCCGTGCTCCCGTGGCCTTCCAGGACATCGACGGCCAACGCCAACGCGTTGCCGCGCGCTACACGGTGCTGCCGGACCACCGCGCCACCTTTGCGCTCGGTGCCTACGACCGCAGCCGGCCGCTGGTGATCGACCCGGTGTTCGCCTATTCCAGCTGCCTTTCGGGTTCCGGCGACGAGTACGCCTTTGACCTGGCGCTGGGCGCTGGCGGCGAAACGTATGTCGTGGGGTACACGATGTCAGCCAATTTCCCCACCCGCGGACCGATCCACGGGCACGGCGGCGGGGCCGAGGCCTTCGTCACCAAGCTCAATGCCGCCGGCACGGACATCCTCTATTCCACCTTCATCGGTGGAAACGCCGAATCACAGATCGCCTACGGCGTCGCGGTGAATGGTGCGGGGGAGGTCTTCATCTCCGGTGCGACCGACGTTCCGCCATCGTTCTCCCAGGCGTTCCTGATCAAGCTCAATGCAGCCGGCAACGGTGTCGCATTTTCCAGTGTGTTCGGCGGAAGCTCCTACGATGGCGCCTCCGAAGTCGCGCTGGACAGCGCGGGCAATCCCGTTGTCGTCGGGTATACCTGGTCATCGGATTTTCCGGTGCTCAACGCACTGCAAGGCAGCGCCGGCGGTGGTGGCGATGCGTTTGTGCGCCGTTACTCATCGACAGGAACGCTGCTCAGCTCCACCTACCTGGGCGGCGCCAACGAGCAGCGCGCCAACAGTGTGGCGGTCGGACCGGGCGATGCGATCTACATCGCGGGCCGTACCGACGTCAGCGACGCGTCCGGCGATGCCTTCGCCGCCCGCCTGAACGCTGCCGCCAGCAGCATCACCTACAGCAAGCGCTTCGGCGGCACGGGAACCGATATCGCCGAAGACATCGTCGTCGACGGAGGCAGCCGCGCGCACATCGTCGGCCGCACCAATGCGGCGAACTTTCCGACCGTCAATGCCGTCCAGCCCAGCCATGGTGGCGGCTATGACGGCTTCCTGGCGGTCCTGGACAGCGCCGGCAACACGCTTTCGTCGAGCTATCTTGGAAGTAGCAATGACGAGCTCGTCGAAGGCGTCGCGCTGGGTCCGGGTGGCGAAGTCTACGTCACCGGCAGCAGGCCCGGAACCGGCGGCGAAGGCGACGTGTTCCTGCTCAAGCTCGGCGCCAACTTCATCTCGGTGGTGTTCTCCACTTTCATTCCCACCGGTTGGGGCGACGCCGGTACCGCTGTTCGCGTGGATGGCAGCGGTGCCGCCTACATTGTCGGCTACACGCGCGCCGGCCAGTATTTCGCCACCACGCCGGGCGCTTTCCAGTCCTGTCCAAACGGATCGACCGACGTCATCGCCCTGAAAATCATCGACGGCCAGGCGCAGCTTTCCATCAGCGACACCAGCGTGGTGGAGGGCAACAGCGGCTCTACGAGCGCATCGTTCACCGTCTCACTCAGCGCGCCGGCGCTGACGACGACGACATTCTCGTACGCCACCGCCAATGGCAGCGCCACCGCGCCAGGGGACTACACGGCCGCCAGCCAGTCCGGCGTGGCCATTCCGGCTGGCAGCACCAGCGTGACGATCACGGTGCCGGTGGCCGGCGATACGCTCGACGAGCCCGACGAGACCTTCTCGGTCTCGATTTCCAATGTCGTCGGTGCTGCGGTTGCCGACGGCACTGCCGTAGCAGCGATCACAGATGACGATGCGGCACCCGGTGTGTCCATCAGCGACTGCAGCCTCACCGAAGGCACCGGCGGTACGGCATCCTGCATCTTCACGGTGGCGCTCACTGCGCCATCGGCGCACACGGTCAGCGTCAACTACACCAGCGCAGACAGCAGCGCTATCGCGTCGGCCGACTACACCCCCGTCAGCGGCACTCTGACGTTTTCGCCGAGCCAAACCAGCCAAACGATCGCGGTATCCGTTGTGGGCGATGGCATGGACGAGAACGACGAGTCGTTCACCGTCACGCTTTCCGGCGCCCTCAATGCCTCGCCGGGCGACAGCCAGGGCGTCGGCACCATCGCCGACGACGACGCGCCCCCCACGGTCAGCATCGGCTCCTGCACGACAGCCGAAGGTACCGGAGGCAATGCGCTGTGTGTGATGACAGTGTCGCTGACAGCGCCATCGGGCCTGCCGATCAACGTGAACTACGCTGCCACTGATGGCTCCGCCACCGCGTCGACGGACTACGTGGCCGGTTCGGGAACGCTGAGCTTCTCGCCGGGTGAATTCAACAAGACCCTGTCCTACGTCATCATCACCGACGGACTGGACGAGCCGGATGAAACCTTCATCGTCACGCTGTCGGGCCCGTCCAACGTCGTTCTCGGCACCGCGCAGGCGACCGGCACCATCAGTGACGACGACCCCACGCCCACACTCACGGTCAGCGGTTGCAGCGTGGCCGAGGGTCATAGCGGCAGCGCGGCCTGCACCTTCACCATCGGCCTCAACGTCCCATCGGGGCTTACGGTGACCACAAACTACACGACAGCCGACGGCACGGCGACGGCGGCGGTCGACTACGTGGCGGCGTCCGGAACCATCACGTTCTCACCGACCGAAACCAGCAAGACGGTGACGATCTCCGTGGTCGGCGACACGCTCAATGAAGCCAGCGAGTCCTTCACGCTGAACCTCTCCGGCACGACCAACACGACGAACACGAGCGCATCCGCCACTGGCACCATCGTCAACGACGACACGGCCAACGGGCAATTGCGCATGACCGAATGTACCGCCGACATCTCGGAGCTTGTGCCGCAGATCCAGCTGACGGTCGAACGTGTGAACGGATCCGGCGGACCGGTCAGCGTGAACTACAGCACCTCGAACGGCACCGCCACGGCCGGAGCGGATTACACCGCCGCCAGCGGCACGCTGAACTGGCCAGCTGGCGACGTCGGCGCGCGCACCATCACCATTTCACTGATCAACAATGTCGCAGTGGAGAATCGCGAATTCTTCAACGTCGCACTCAGCACCCCCGGTGGCGGTGCGAGCCTGCTCACGCCCACCACGACGCGCGTATGGATCATGGATCATCCGGACCAGTTGTTCGACGACGGATTCGGCGGCGTTTCGCCCTGCCCGTAG
- a CDS encoding DUF4124 domain-containing protein codes for MLKQVVSAIGLLLLTATVHAAVFKCTDANGHVEFRDKPCTPGNGGEITVEGVPPARQPGADLSGRSDDEASTGSGAGTSPSSSQLTGKWCEYAVSMTRDGEKDTSAPATWTFGNDSAEYAYKGAAGGMKGKLIRNGAQFAVDNPLIGGPDKWWTLVSFASGSAILRGPFGGFYHLRPNSCP; via the coding sequence ATGCTCAAACAGGTTGTCAGCGCGATCGGCCTGCTGCTTTTGACAGCAACCGTCCACGCCGCCGTATTCAAATGCACCGACGCCAACGGACACGTCGAGTTTCGCGACAAGCCCTGCACGCCGGGCAATGGGGGCGAGATCACTGTCGAAGGCGTTCCACCGGCGCGCCAGCCTGGTGCTGACCTGTCCGGCCGGTCCGATGACGAGGCATCAACCGGATCAGGCGCCGGTACCTCCCCCAGCAGCAGCCAGCTGACGGGCAAGTGGTGCGAATACGCCGTGTCGATGACCCGGGACGGCGAAAAGGACACCTCGGCCCCTGCGACCTGGACCTTTGGCAACGACTCCGCGGAATACGCCTACAAAGGTGCGGCGGGTGGCATGAAGGGCAAGCTGATTCGCAACGGCGCGCAGTTTGCTGTCGACAATCCCCTGATCGGTGGTCCGGACAAGTGGTGGACCCTGGTCTCATTCGCCTCAGGATCGGCGATATTGCGCGGCCCCTTCGGTGGCTTCTACCACCTGCGCCCCAACAGCTGCCCCTGA